A stretch of Castanea sativa cultivar Marrone di Chiusa Pesio chromosome 2, ASM4071231v1 DNA encodes these proteins:
- the LOC142624883 gene encoding uncharacterized protein LOC142624883: MIDHVFLPHEAEVIKSIPLSNRPVQDIQIWAFTNTGEYSVKSAYKMIQTQHLRSSHGQSSNHSQSNKIWKAIWAAKVCNKIKTYIWRACRDIFPTKANLTRRKKLFDAGCDCCEDGVESTDNALLSCTYADMVRKSTCLREIMAHSTNLSFVDVVDHIMQRKNDPEIAIFFTTNWMIWNKQNEAHHGTSRPDPPFLAMTAIACALEYLEANYGLS; the protein is encoded by the coding sequence ATGATTGATCATGTCTTCCTCCCACATGAAGCTGAGGTTATTAAATCCATCCCATTAAGCAATAGACCGGTGCAAGACATCCAAATTTGGGCATTCACAAACACGGGTGAATATTCGGTAAAAAGTGCATATAAGATGATCCAAACTCAACATCTGAGATCTTCTCATGGCCAATCATCCAATCACTCACAAAGcaataaaatttggaaagcgATTTGGGCAGCCAAGGTATgtaacaaaatcaaaacttaCATTTGGAGAGCTTGTAGGGATATATTTCCTACTAAAGCTAATCTaactagaagaaaaaaattgtttgatgcTGGATGTGATTGTTGTGAGGATGGGGTGGAGTCAACAGACAATGCCCTACTAAGCTGTACATATGCTGACATGGTTAGGAAGTCCACATGCTTGAGGGAGATAATGGCTCATAGCACAAATCTCTCATTTGTGGATGTGGTTGATCAcataatgcaaagaaaaaatgatcCAGAGattgcaatatttttcacaaccaACTGGATGATTTGGAATAAGCAGAATGAGGCCCACCACGGTACTTCACGTCCTGATCCCCCTTTTCTAGCCATGACTGCTATAGCCTGTGCTTTAGAATATTTGGAAGCTAATTATGGTTTGTCTTGA